One genomic segment of Cellulophaga sp. HaHaR_3_176 includes these proteins:
- a CDS encoding DEAD/DEAH box helicase yields MSKKFSKLGVNAVFQESLADLEISVPTDIQVKTIPLILTAKKDIVALAKTGTGKTAAFGIPLLQLIDVDTKTIQAVILAPTRELGQQIYANLVSFAKHSPAISIASICGGTPIKPQIEKLKTTTHVVVATPGRLVDLIQKQAINIKNADYLVLDEADEMVTALKEDLDPIVKELPETRRTLLFTATMPGAIKQMVQNYLNKNVMHLEADMETIGHQGIDHQYVVVEPIEKLDVLLHFLHSREGEQGIIFCRTKAAVNKLAKNLAINKFSSGALHGSLTQAIRDRVMGQFREGGVSILIATDLASRGIDVKNISYVVNYHLPETFDLYVHRSGRTARAGANGLSLTILQKEELEDIPVFEKELGITFHKTKKADAASIEETNALLWAKKIFKTKPSRIVSDDFKNKIKTVFHHLTKEELIEKVLANYLDQTSSILPKEENPKKIKN; encoded by the coding sequence ATGTCAAAAAAGTTTTCCAAGTTAGGAGTTAACGCTGTTTTTCAAGAAAGTCTAGCTGACTTAGAAATTTCTGTACCTACAGATATTCAAGTAAAAACAATACCATTAATACTAACAGCAAAAAAAGATATTGTAGCATTAGCAAAAACAGGAACAGGGAAAACTGCTGCTTTTGGTATTCCATTGTTACAATTAATTGATGTAGATACAAAAACAATACAAGCAGTAATACTGGCACCTACGCGCGAGTTAGGGCAACAGATTTATGCTAACTTAGTATCGTTTGCAAAACATAGCCCAGCAATAAGTATAGCTTCTATTTGTGGAGGTACACCTATAAAGCCACAAATTGAAAAATTAAAAACCACAACCCATGTTGTAGTTGCTACACCTGGGCGCTTGGTTGATTTAATACAGAAGCAAGCCATCAATATCAAAAATGCCGATTATTTAGTACTGGATGAGGCAGATGAAATGGTTACGGCTTTAAAAGAAGATTTAGACCCAATTGTAAAAGAATTACCAGAAACTCGCAGAACATTATTATTTACAGCAACAATGCCAGGTGCTATTAAGCAAATGGTGCAGAACTATTTGAATAAAAATGTAATGCATTTAGAGGCTGATATGGAAACTATTGGTCATCAAGGTATCGATCATCAATATGTTGTGGTAGAACCTATTGAAAAATTAGATGTTTTATTACATTTTTTACACTCAAGAGAAGGTGAACAAGGTATCATTTTCTGTAGAACGAAAGCAGCCGTAAATAAATTAGCTAAAAATTTAGCCATTAATAAATTTTCTTCAGGAGCGTTACATGGTAGCCTTACACAGGCTATTAGAGACCGTGTAATGGGGCAGTTCAGAGAAGGCGGAGTATCTATTTTAATAGCAACCGATTTAGCTTCACGTGGTATTGATGTAAAAAACATATCATACGTGGTAAATTACCATTTACCAGAAACTTTTGATTTGTATGTGCATAGAAGTGGTAGAACGGCTAGAGCAGGAGCCAACGGTTTATCATTAACGATTTTACAAAAAGAAGAATTAGAAGATATTCCTGTTTTTGAAAAAGAATTAGGCATTACATTTCATAAAACTAAAAAGGCAGATGCAGCTAGTATAGAAGAAACAAATGCATTGCTTTGGGCTAAAAAAATATTTAAAACAAAACCAAGTAGAATAGTTTCTGACGATTTTAAAAATAAAATAAAAACAGTTTTTCATCACCTTACTAAAGAAGAGTTGATTGAAAAAGTATTGGCAAATTACTTAGATCAAACGTCTAGTATTTTACCAAAAGAAGAAAATCCAAAAAAAATAAAAAACTAA
- a CDS encoding M3 family metallopeptidase — translation MKNIYKIFLVTMLVTACKDDVSKDKSTSEKSMNTTENPLLTISKLPYLAPDFDNITNEHFKPALEKGIEEQKAAIEKITSSTEPATFDNTILVLEKGNALLDRVGNVFSSLTGAHTNDTLQAVQEEMAPKFAELNDAIYLNDELFKRVKALYTAKNTLDLDSESLKLVENYFESFEKAGANLSAEDKETLKTYNSRLATLINTFNKTLLEANNAGAVLFTDKADLAGLSEAQLKSLENKDAEGWKIPLLNTTQQPLLQSLEKKETREKIFNAAWYRADGSDNDTKKIISEIAELRAKKGSLLGFANYAEWSLQGTMAQKPENVFNLFNGLIPAATAKAKNEAAVIQEMITKQGENFTLEACDWNRYAEMVRKEKYDLDENEIKPYFETKTVLEKGVFYAAEKLYGITFKERTDIPVYHEDVLVYELFEENGDQLGLFYADYFARPSKRGGAWMSNFVTQSKLYNQKPVIYNVCNYPKPAEGDPALLTYDEVETMFHEFGHALHGFFADQKYPSLSGTSVARDFVEFPSQFNENWALYPEILKNYALHYQTGKQIPQELIDKIKKSGTFNQGYSLTENLAASNLDMQWHIISADDTIKDATAFEKEALHTTKLDVVSAVPPRYRSTYFAHVFGSGYAAGYYSYLWTEMLHHDAYNWFENNGGLTRENGQRFRDMVLSRGNTLEPKDMYKEWRGSDPKIEPMLKARGL, via the coding sequence ATGAAAAATATTTACAAAATATTTTTGGTTACAATGTTGGTTACGGCCTGTAAAGACGATGTAAGCAAGGATAAATCTACTTCAGAAAAATCTATGAACACAACAGAAAATCCATTACTTACCATAAGTAAGTTACCTTATTTGGCTCCAGATTTTGATAACATCACAAATGAACACTTTAAACCTGCATTAGAAAAAGGAATTGAGGAGCAGAAAGCAGCAATAGAAAAAATTACTAGTTCAACTGAACCAGCTACTTTTGACAATACTATATTAGTTTTAGAAAAAGGTAATGCACTTTTAGACAGAGTTGGTAATGTGTTTTCTAGCTTAACAGGGGCTCATACAAACGATACCTTGCAAGCAGTACAAGAAGAAATGGCTCCGAAATTTGCGGAACTTAATGATGCTATTTATTTAAACGATGAGTTATTTAAGCGTGTAAAGGCATTATACACAGCAAAAAATACTTTAGATTTAGATTCAGAATCTTTAAAATTAGTAGAAAACTATTTTGAGAGTTTTGAAAAAGCTGGTGCTAATTTATCAGCAGAAGATAAAGAAACATTAAAAACATACAATTCACGATTAGCCACCTTAATCAATACATTTAATAAAACCTTATTAGAAGCAAATAACGCTGGCGCGGTATTGTTTACCGATAAAGCAGATCTTGCAGGTTTGTCTGAAGCGCAATTAAAATCTTTAGAAAATAAAGATGCTGAAGGGTGGAAAATTCCATTATTAAATACAACACAGCAACCTTTATTGCAAAGTTTAGAGAAAAAAGAAACTAGAGAAAAGATATTCAATGCTGCTTGGTATAGGGCAGATGGTTCTGATAATGACACTAAAAAAATAATTTCTGAAATCGCAGAACTTAGAGCTAAAAAAGGAAGTTTATTAGGTTTTGCTAATTATGCCGAGTGGAGTTTACAAGGTACAATGGCACAAAAACCAGAAAATGTATTCAATTTGTTTAATGGTTTAATTCCTGCAGCAACGGCAAAGGCTAAAAATGAAGCAGCTGTTATTCAAGAAATGATAACTAAACAAGGCGAAAACTTTACATTAGAAGCTTGCGATTGGAACCGTTATGCTGAAATGGTACGTAAAGAAAAGTATGATTTAGATGAAAACGAAATCAAACCATATTTTGAAACTAAAACAGTATTGGAAAAGGGTGTTTTTTATGCTGCTGAAAAGTTATATGGAATTACGTTTAAAGAACGTACTGATATACCTGTTTATCATGAAGATGTGCTAGTATATGAACTTTTTGAAGAAAATGGAGATCAGTTAGGTTTGTTTTATGCTGATTATTTTGCAAGACCAAGTAAAAGAGGTGGCGCATGGATGAGTAATTTTGTAACACAGTCTAAATTATATAACCAAAAGCCAGTTATTTATAATGTATGCAACTATCCAAAACCAGCAGAAGGCGATCCAGCTCTACTAACGTATGATGAAGTAGAAACAATGTTTCATGAATTTGGTCATGCCTTACACGGCTTTTTTGCAGATCAAAAATACCCAAGTTTATCAGGTACATCTGTAGCAAGAGATTTTGTAGAATTCCCTTCTCAGTTTAATGAAAACTGGGCTTTATACCCTGAAATTTTAAAAAATTACGCATTACATTACCAAACAGGAAAACAAATACCTCAAGAGCTTATTGACAAAATTAAAAAATCAGGCACGTTTAACCAAGGGTATAGTTTAACTGAAAACTTAGCAGCTTCTAATTTAGATATGCAATGGCATATTATTTCGGCTGATGATACTATAAAAGATGCAACTGCATTCGAAAAAGAAGCTTTGCATACTACAAAATTAGATGTTGTTAGTGCAGTACCACCTCGTTACCGTTCTACTTATTTTGCACATGTTTTTGGTAGTGGTTACGCTGCAGGTTATTACTCTTATTTATGGACAGAAATGTTACATCATGATGCATACAATTGGTTTGAGAATAACGGAGGATTAACACGTGAAAATGGACAACGTTTTCGTGATATGGTACTATCAAGAGGTAATACATTAGAACCTAAAGATATGTATAAAGAGTGGAGAGGTAGCGACCCGAAAATTGAACCAATGTTAAAAGCACGTGGTTTGTAA
- a CDS encoding L-histidine N(alpha)-methyltransferase codes for MAVHRNQTSEIGINREFLEHVDKGLNCIPKFLSSRYFYDEIGDQLFVKIMNLPEYYLTRAEHEILKNQTSEIIKALQINKDTYFELIELGAGDGTKTKELLKPLVEQGYKFSYLPIDISGHALKNLKNSLKEEIPNLSVTTKQGDYFGVLDSIKDSKHPKIVLFLGSNLGNLEDKQAYDFLYKLGSSLKTNDKIFLGLDLVKSKDIVLPAYNDKQGITAQFNLNLLHRINKEFDADFDLNYFEHQPEYTEVEGIAKSYLVSTKNQIVDIKALDKKITFEKDEKIHTEISRKYNDNIINSILENTDLSIQEKLTDSQNYFSDYILKRD; via the coding sequence ATGGCAGTACACAGGAATCAGACTAGCGAAATAGGAATTAATAGAGAGTTTTTAGAACATGTAGATAAGGGACTTAATTGTATTCCTAAATTTTTATCATCTCGATATTTTTATGATGAGATCGGAGATCAACTTTTTGTAAAAATAATGAATTTGCCAGAGTATTATTTGACTCGTGCAGAGCATGAAATTTTAAAAAATCAGACTTCTGAAATTATAAAAGCATTACAAATTAATAAGGATACATATTTTGAGCTTATTGAACTTGGTGCTGGTGATGGAACTAAAACAAAAGAGCTTTTAAAACCTTTAGTAGAACAGGGGTATAAATTTTCATACCTGCCTATTGATATTTCAGGACACGCTTTAAAAAATTTAAAAAATTCATTAAAAGAAGAGATTCCTAATTTATCGGTTACCACAAAGCAAGGCGATTATTTTGGTGTTTTAGATAGTATTAAAGATTCTAAACATCCTAAAATAGTTTTATTTTTAGGATCTAACTTAGGGAATTTAGAAGATAAGCAAGCATATGATTTTTTATATAAACTAGGATCTAGTTTAAAAACAAACGATAAAATATTTTTAGGTTTAGACCTTGTAAAATCAAAAGATATTGTATTACCAGCTTATAATGATAAGCAAGGTATTACAGCTCAATTTAATTTGAATTTACTACACAGAATTAATAAAGAATTTGATGCAGATTTTGATTTAAATTATTTTGAACATCAACCAGAATATACAGAGGTAGAGGGTATTGCAAAAAGTTACTTGGTTAGTACCAAAAATCAAATTGTAGATATAAAAGCATTAGATAAAAAAATTACTTTTGAAAAGGACGAAAAAATCCACACTGAAATTTCACGAAAATATAATGATAATATTATAAATTCTATTTTAGAAAACACTGATTTGAGCATACAAGAAAAGCTGACAGATTCTCAGAACTATTTTTCAGATTATATTTTAAAAAGAGATTAG
- the egtB gene encoding ergothioneine biosynthesis protein EgtB, translating to MALNQLVHQFKKTRAYSVDLCHPLTTEDYGPQPVAFASPPKWHLSHITWFFEEMILKKYVENYKVFDEDFSYLFNSYYQTVGERAERSLRGTMSRPLVAQVYEYRTYVDNHIIKLLENTISKEIETLIVLGINHEQQHQELLITDLKHTLSFNPLHPIYDPEFNLVKDKNEEEGWVVMDEGVYEIGYKGDGFSFDNELGQHKVYLHDYQISKSLVTNAEYIEFIDAGGYDNFNFWLDEGWSWVTDNKINSPLYWKKIDGKWFYYTLSGLQPIDENAILSHVSFYEAQAFATFKGLRLPTEFEWEAASTKFNWGKRWEWTYSAYLPYPNFKIASGAVGEYNGKFMINTMVLRGSSVATSEGHERNTYRNFFHPKYRWQYTGIRLAK from the coding sequence ATGGCTTTAAATCAACTAGTTCACCAATTTAAAAAAACAAGAGCATATTCTGTTGACTTATGTCATCCACTGACTACGGAAGATTATGGGCCGCAACCTGTAGCTTTCGCGAGTCCACCAAAATGGCATTTATCGCATATTACGTGGTTTTTTGAAGAAATGATTTTAAAAAAATATGTTGAAAATTATAAAGTTTTCGATGAAGATTTTTCATATCTCTTCAATAGTTACTACCAAACAGTAGGTGAGCGGGCAGAACGATCGTTACGTGGTACAATGTCTAGACCTTTGGTAGCACAAGTATATGAGTACAGAACTTATGTAGACAATCATATTATAAAACTTTTAGAGAATACTATATCTAAAGAAATTGAAACGCTTATTGTTTTAGGTATTAACCATGAACAACAACATCAAGAGCTTTTAATAACCGATTTAAAACATACACTTTCATTTAACCCATTACACCCTATTTACGATCCTGAATTTAATCTTGTAAAAGATAAAAATGAAGAAGAAGGTTGGGTTGTTATGGATGAGGGTGTTTATGAAATTGGTTATAAAGGAGATGGTTTTAGTTTTGATAATGAACTCGGGCAACACAAAGTGTATTTACATGACTATCAAATTTCAAAAAGCTTAGTAACTAATGCTGAGTATATTGAATTTATTGATGCAGGTGGATATGATAATTTTAATTTTTGGTTAGATGAAGGTTGGTCTTGGGTTACTGATAACAAGATAAACTCACCTTTATATTGGAAAAAAATTGATGGTAAATGGTTTTATTATACTTTATCAGGTTTACAACCTATAGATGAGAATGCAATTCTGAGTCACGTTTCATTTTATGAAGCACAAGCCTTTGCAACATTTAAAGGGTTAAGGTTACCAACAGAGTTTGAATGGGAAGCCGCTTCTACCAAATTTAATTGGGGTAAACGTTGGGAATGGACATATTCTGCTTATTTACCTTATCCAAATTTTAAAATAGCTTCAGGAGCTGTTGGTGAATATAACGGTAAATTCATGATAAATACAATGGTGCTTCGTGGCAGCTCTGTTGCAACTAGTGAAGGTCACGAAAGAAACACATATAGAAACTTTTTTCATCCAAAATATAGATGGCAGTACACAGGAATCAGACTAGCGAAATAG
- a CDS encoding TetR/AcrR family transcriptional regulator, producing the protein MVKLQKSIDKRDALVKATISLVNNNGFHATPMSKIAKMANVSPATIYLYFENKQDLVNKTYVEVKAAFTAYAFATYKDDMSVIEGFELIWKRIADFKLKECENAMFLAQCDNTPMIDEPSRQEGIKHLQPLLDLWEKGKKEGIIKPLSDYILYAYAINPLSFLMITQKRGVFQLDEEHIEEAYQSAWNSIKI; encoded by the coding sequence ATGGTTAAGCTTCAAAAAAGTATTGATAAAAGAGACGCGTTGGTGAAAGCGACTATAAGCCTTGTTAATAACAATGGTTTTCATGCTACACCAATGTCTAAAATTGCTAAAATGGCAAACGTTTCTCCTGCTACGATATATTTATATTTCGAGAATAAACAAGATCTTGTAAACAAAACCTATGTAGAAGTAAAAGCAGCCTTTACAGCATATGCCTTTGCTACCTACAAAGATGATATGTCGGTAATTGAAGGTTTTGAATTGATTTGGAAACGTATAGCAGACTTTAAACTAAAAGAATGCGAGAATGCAATGTTTTTAGCACAGTGTGATAATACTCCGATGATTGATGAACCTAGCAGGCAAGAAGGTATTAAACATTTACAGCCCCTACTCGATTTATGGGAAAAAGGTAAAAAAGAAGGTATAATAAAGCCTCTTTCCGATTATATCCTTTATGCATATGCAATAAACCCTTTATCATTTTTAATGATTACACAAAAAAGAGGTGTTTTTCAATTAGATGAAGAACATATTGAAGAGGCATACCAATCTGCTTGGAATAGTATTAAAATATAA
- a CDS encoding NAD(P)H-dependent oxidoreductase → MELLEKLKWRYAAKAMNGEKVAEDKVERILEAARLAPTSSGLQPFEIFVVKNQEIKEQIKPVAWNQSVITDCSHLLVFAAWDTYTPERINHMFDLTNEIRGFENEGWENYRQMLLGMYPQKDPEENFNHAAKQAYIAFTEALTAAAFEGVDATPLEGFEPDAVDKILGLREKGLRSAVMLPIGYRKDDADWLVNLVKVRKPMEELVTVID, encoded by the coding sequence ATGGAATTATTAGAAAAATTAAAGTGGAGATACGCAGCAAAAGCAATGAACGGCGAAAAAGTTGCTGAGGATAAAGTAGAACGTATTTTAGAAGCTGCGCGTTTAGCTCCAACTTCTAGTGGTTTACAACCTTTTGAGATTTTTGTAGTGAAAAATCAAGAAATTAAAGAACAAATTAAACCAGTAGCTTGGAACCAATCTGTAATTACAGACTGTTCTCACCTACTTGTGTTTGCTGCTTGGGACACTTACACACCAGAGCGTATTAACCATATGTTCGATTTAACAAATGAAATTCGTGGATTTGAAAACGAAGGATGGGAAAATTACCGCCAAATGTTATTAGGTATGTACCCTCAAAAAGATCCAGAAGAAAACTTTAACCACGCTGCAAAACAAGCATATATTGCTTTTACTGAAGCTTTAACTGCTGCTGCTTTTGAAGGTGTTGATGCAACTCCTTTAGAAGGTTTTGAACCAGATGCTGTAGATAAAATATTAGGATTACGTGAAAAAGGATTACGTAGTGCTGTAATGCTACCAATTGGTTATAGAAAAGATGATGCAGATTGGTTAGTGAATCTTGTAAAGGTTAGAAAACCTATGGAAGAATTAGTAACTGTAATAGACTAA
- a CDS encoding NADP-dependent oxidoreductase, which translates to MKTILLNNRPEGKPTVSNFEFVTEEKELSISEGEILLEAAYVSVDPYLRGRMSDAKSYVPSFQLNEPVQSGVVAKVIASKNEKFAEGDFVSGMLNWATQQVSNGEGLNKVDGSKAPLSTYLGVLGMTGLTAYLGLTQIGKPKAGETIVVSGAAGAVGSVVGQIAKILGLHVIGIAGTDEKIDMLKDKFGFDAGINYNTSKDINADIKRLAPNGVDVYFDNVGGSISDAVLFNINHFARIIICGAISVYNDTEIPTGVSVQPFLVKNSALMQGFIVSNYADKFPEAMQQLSGWLADGKLKYTETIVEGFDNIPTAFIDLFEGKNKGKMIVKA; encoded by the coding sequence ATGAAGACAATTTTATTAAATAATAGACCCGAAGGAAAACCTACTGTTTCAAATTTTGAATTTGTTACTGAAGAAAAGGAACTTTCAATTTCTGAAGGAGAAATTCTTTTAGAAGCTGCTTATGTATCTGTAGATCCTTATTTAAGAGGAAGAATGAGCGATGCAAAATCTTACGTCCCTTCTTTTCAATTAAATGAGCCAGTACAATCTGGAGTTGTTGCAAAAGTTATTGCTTCAAAAAATGAAAAATTTGCTGAAGGTGACTTTGTCTCTGGCATGTTAAATTGGGCTACTCAACAAGTATCAAACGGTGAAGGCTTAAATAAAGTAGATGGTTCTAAAGCACCTTTAAGTACTTATTTAGGTGTTTTAGGGATGACAGGATTAACAGCATATTTAGGTTTAACGCAAATTGGAAAACCTAAAGCAGGAGAAACTATTGTTGTTTCTGGTGCTGCTGGAGCTGTTGGTAGTGTTGTTGGTCAAATAGCAAAAATCTTAGGACTTCATGTTATAGGAATTGCTGGAACCGATGAGAAGATTGATATGCTTAAAGATAAGTTTGGTTTCGATGCTGGTATTAATTACAATACAAGTAAAGATATAAATGCCGACATAAAAAGACTAGCTCCAAACGGTGTAGATGTTTATTTTGATAATGTTGGCGGATCAATATCTGATGCTGTTTTATTCAACATAAACCATTTTGCTAGAATAATTATTTGTGGAGCAATTTCGGTTTATAATGATACTGAAATACCAACAGGTGTAAGTGTACAGCCTTTCTTGGTTAAAAACAGTGCTTTAATGCAAGGATTTATTGTGTCTAATTATGCAGATAAATTCCCAGAAGCTATGCAACAATTATCAGGTTGGTTAGCCGACGGTAAATTAAAATATACTGAAACTATAGTTGAAGGTTTTGATAATATTCCAACTGCTTTTATCGATTTATTTGAAGGTAAAAACAAAGGAAAAATGATAGTGAAAGCTTAA
- a CDS encoding iron-containing alcohol dehydrogenase has translation MNNFEFKNPTKIIFGKDSIDKIKNEIPEDAKVLLLYGGGSIKKNGIYDQVKTALSKVNIVEFGGIPANPEYSVLMDALKVIKDEKITYLLAVGGGSVIDGTKFLSAAALYDGDTPWNILKNNIATKEGMPFGTVLTLPATGSEMNSGAVITRKETQEKLAMGGPGLFPVFSILDPQVIASIPERQLANGITDAFTHVLEQYMTYPIGASLQDRFAESILQTLIEVAPKVIKDPTDYKATADFMWSCTMALNGLIQKGVPGDWAVHAIGHELTALFGIDHARTLAVIAPSHYKYNFEAKKEKLAQYGERVWNITEGSTDDKAYTAIEKTVDFFHGLGIDTKLSDYTKDYKGTAEKISKRFTERGWLGLGEHQSLSPDKVEEIVKMAY, from the coding sequence ATGAACAATTTTGAATTTAAAAATCCCACTAAAATTATTTTTGGTAAGGACTCTATAGATAAAATAAAAAATGAAATTCCTGAAGACGCTAAAGTATTATTACTTTACGGAGGAGGAAGCATCAAGAAAAACGGAATTTATGATCAAGTAAAAACTGCTTTATCAAAAGTTAATATCGTTGAGTTTGGTGGTATTCCTGCAAATCCAGAGTATTCTGTACTTATGGATGCTTTAAAGGTTATTAAAGATGAAAAAATTACATATTTATTGGCCGTAGGTGGTGGTTCTGTAATTGACGGAACTAAATTTTTATCTGCTGCTGCTTTATACGATGGTGATACACCTTGGAATATTTTAAAAAATAATATTGCAACAAAGGAAGGAATGCCTTTTGGGACTGTTCTAACGTTACCAGCAACAGGTTCTGAAATGAATTCTGGGGCAGTAATCACAAGAAAAGAAACACAAGAAAAACTTGCCATGGGTGGCCCTGGTTTATTTCCTGTATTCTCAATTCTAGATCCTCAAGTAATTGCTTCTATACCTGAACGTCAATTAGCAAACGGTATTACTGATGCTTTTACTCACGTATTAGAACAGTATATGACCTACCCTATTGGCGCTTCATTACAAGACAGATTCGCAGAAAGTATTTTACAAACATTAATTGAAGTTGCGCCTAAGGTTATAAAAGACCCTACAGATTACAAAGCAACTGCTGATTTTATGTGGAGCTGTACAATGGCTCTTAATGGTTTAATCCAAAAAGGAGTACCTGGTGATTGGGCTGTACATGCTATTGGACATGAATTAACTGCTTTATTCGGTATCGATCATGCTCGAACTTTGGCTGTTATAGCTCCAAGCCATTACAAGTATAATTTTGAAGCTAAAAAAGAAAAATTAGCACAATACGGAGAACGTGTTTGGAATATTACAGAAGGTAGTACAGATGATAAAGCGTATACTGCCATCGAAAAAACAGTTGATTTTTTCCATGGATTAGGAATTGATACTAAATTATCAGATTACACTAAAGACTATAAAGGTACTGCCGAAAAAATCTCAAAACGTTTTACTGAAAGAGGTTGGTTAGGCTTAGGAGAGCATCAATCATTATCACCAGATAAGGTTGAAGAAATTGTTAAAATGGCTTATTAA
- a CDS encoding type 1 glutamine amidotransferase domain-containing protein: MKILFVLTSHDKLGDTGKKTGFWVEEFANPYYTLLDKGAEITIATPNGGAAPIDPSSDSPDAATADTDRFNEDAEAKERIANTKKLSDMNPDDFDAVFYPGGHGPLWDLANDETSITLIETFNKQKKPIAFVCHAPAALKSVKDVDGKTPLVKGKKVTGFTNSEEAAVGLTDVVPFLVEDMLIENGGIYSKIEDWGAYAIQDGNLITGQNPASSEKVAEKLLEILK, from the coding sequence ATGAAAATATTATTTGTATTAACATCTCACGATAAATTAGGAGATACAGGAAAAAAAACAGGATTTTGGGTTGAAGAATTTGCAAACCCATACTATACTTTATTAGATAAAGGAGCTGAAATTACAATTGCTACTCCAAATGGAGGTGCTGCTCCAATCGATCCTAGTAGTGATAGCCCAGATGCAGCTACAGCAGATACTGATCGTTTTAATGAAGATGCTGAGGCTAAAGAAAGAATAGCAAACACTAAAAAATTATCGGATATGAATCCAGATGATTTTGATGCTGTTTTCTATCCTGGTGGTCACGGTCCGTTATGGGATTTAGCAAATGACGAAACTTCTATTACTCTTATTGAAACATTCAATAAACAAAAGAAACCTATCGCGTTTGTATGCCACGCACCAGCTGCGCTTAAAAGTGTTAAAGATGTAGATGGTAAAACACCATTAGTAAAAGGTAAAAAAGTAACCGGGTTTACCAATAGCGAAGAAGCTGCTGTAGGTTTAACAGATGTTGTACCTTTCTTAGTTGAAGATATGTTGATTGAAAATGGAGGAATTTATTCTAAAATAGAAGATTGGGGAGCATACGCTATTCAAGATGGCAATCTTATTACAGGTCAAAACCCTGCTTCTTCCGAAAAAGTTGCTGAAAAATTATTAGAAATTTTGAAATAA
- a CDS encoding alkene reductase, which translates to MKDKIFEAYQLKDIILKNKIVMAPMTRSRAANKGNVATEDLQGEYYAQRASAGLIITEGSQVSQDAVGYVNTPGIFTEEQVEGWKKVVKKVHDKDGKIFIQLWHVGRISHPDFHDGELPLAPSAINPNAQAYTPTGFKDTVTPKAMTKEDIKTTISDFKNAAKNAINAGFDGVEIHSSNGYLFHQFFNATSNTRTDEYGGSIENRARFFFEVLEAIKSVIPQEKVGARFNPSLDGMFGITMDEETIPTFEYIIKKLNDEYDLAYIHLSEPFTDVSEIPFAIKEIARHFRPLYDGTLMINTGFTYETGNAVLESGSADLVAYGKPFISNPDLVDRFIYSEALTEWDSDTFYTPGKEGYLDYPVKTTQVKV; encoded by the coding sequence ATGAAGGATAAGATATTTGAAGCATATCAATTAAAAGATATTATACTAAAAAACAAAATTGTAATGGCTCCTATGACACGTTCAAGAGCAGCAAATAAAGGCAATGTTGCTACAGAAGACCTGCAAGGAGAGTACTACGCACAACGAGCATCAGCCGGATTAATAATTACAGAAGGTTCTCAAGTTTCACAAGATGCAGTTGGCTATGTAAATACTCCAGGTATTTTTACTGAAGAGCAGGTCGAAGGTTGGAAAAAGGTAGTTAAAAAAGTACACGATAAAGATGGTAAGATTTTTATTCAACTATGGCATGTAGGTAGAATTTCTCATCCTGATTTTCATGATGGTGAACTTCCTTTAGCGCCTTCTGCCATCAACCCAAATGCTCAAGCATATACACCAACTGGGTTTAAAGATACTGTTACGCCAAAGGCAATGACTAAAGAAGATATAAAAACCACAATTTCAGATTTTAAAAATGCAGCAAAAAATGCGATTAATGCTGGTTTTGATGGTGTAGAAATACACTCTTCAAACGGATACTTATTTCACCAGTTTTTTAATGCAACATCTAATACAAGAACTGATGAGTATGGAGGATCTATCGAGAATAGAGCTCGATTTTTCTTTGAAGTATTAGAGGCTATAAAATCAGTAATTCCTCAAGAAAAGGTTGGCGCAAGGTTTAACCCTTCGCTAGATGGCATGTTTGGTATTACAATGGATGAAGAAACCATACCTACTTTTGAGTATATTATAAAGAAATTGAATGATGAATATGATTTAGCATATATTCACCTATCAGAACCTTTTACAGATGTTTCAGAAATACCATTTGCGATTAAAGAAATTGCAAGACACTTTAGGCCGCTATATGATGGTACATTGATGATTAATACAGGGTTTACGTATGAAACGGGTAATGCAGTTCTTGAATCGGGTAGTGCTGATTTGGTAGCTTATGGTAAACCGTTTATTTCTAACCCAGATTTAGTTGATCGCTTTATTTATAGTGAGGCTTTAACAGAATGGGATAGTGATACATTCTACACGCCAGGTAAAGAAGGTTATTTAGATTATCCAGTAAAAACTACACAAGTTAAAGTGTAA